The Balaenoptera ricei isolate mBalRic1 chromosome X, mBalRic1.hap2, whole genome shotgun sequence region CCGCAGGGGGTTTGCCAGGGTGAGGCAGAAGAGTGCCCGGGGTGAGCGCTGGGCACTGGCCACTGCCACTGTCTTGTGCTTACTGTGCTGAGTCCTTCGCTTAGGGGTCCCCAGGCTGGATGCCCCGCCGATTTCACCACCTGatgctgggggcccagggcaCAGCCCCCATTCGGGCCCAGGGCCTGTCCCATTGGCTGGACTGGGCTCTGGGGTGGTGTCTGTGTGGAGAAACCGAGTTGGGGGGGGAACAGGGTATTGGGGCAGTCATGGCTGCCTCCTACATGATCCTATCCCTCTGtctgagggaaggagagaagagcacGTAAAATTAGGGAAAGTTGAGGGTACCTGAGTTAAAGATTGGGGGATAAGAGTTGGGATCGGAGTTGATTGACGATAGAGTGAGAGTTTATAGGGGAGTGAAGGTGAGATTATGTTTCTAATTGAAGTAGGGTTTGGTGTTAGGTTTGGGGGGGGTAGAGCTTAAATTAGCATGGGGTAGGATTAAGTTTATAGCTGGAAGCAAATTTAGGATTAAATTTGAGTGGTAGATTTTGGGTTGGGTTTAAATACCGGTGGGAGTAAAGTGTTCTTGAGATATGATTTAGGGTTAGGACTGGATATTTGAatgagctggaatttgaattaGGATCAAGGTTAGGTTTTAACGAGTTTGGGTGGGATCTGAGTTTTGCACTGGGGTTTTCAGCTAAAGCCATTCCCAAGTCCCTTGGCCTTGTTTCAGCCTCCAAGGGTCAGTGGGTTGGCCTGGTTAAGATACCCAGCTTTGGAGGAAACAAGCTATCTGAGTTTAAATCCTGACTCTACCACTTGGTAGctgtgtgtggccttgagcaaattatgtaacctctctgagcctcaatttccttatctgtataatGAGATGACAGTAAGAGTACCTACAatatagggttgctgtgaggattaaatgagttcagcaTTCAGaagaatgtctggcacatagtattattcccattttgcaggtggagAAATTGATGCaaaaagagaggttaagtgatttgatGAAGTAGCTGAATTGGGAGCCAAATCCAGGCAGTCTCTGACTCTAAGCCTTCACAACTTACTACCACCATCAAGtgtgtattctctctctctctctctctctctggtcctTAAAAATGGGTCTGCACTCTTTCTGGAAAGTCAGAGACCCACTCACTAACAGTGCTTATATCCAGGGGTTGGGGTTGAGTTTCGGTAACTTTAGAGCTTATGGTAAGGTCTGTATCCACGTTGGGGTTTGGACTCTAAAGGGGGTTTGCCCTCTGGTTGGTAAAGTTTGTGTTAGGATTAAGCTTGGGGCTGGCACTGGAGTTGAAGTTGGGGTGGGCGCTAGGATAGAGATCAGGGCCAGGATTGGGGTTGGGTTTCAGTTGGGATCTAAGGCTGTGTTTGGGGCTGGCTGGGATGGGAACAGGGTGATGTGATTCTGGTCTCCTAAAGGCTCTCCAGGGGTGGGGTCCTGGTGGGCAGTGGGTGGGTCAGAGGGGCTGAGGATGGAGCAGAGCCCAGGCTTGCTCCAAGGGTCTGCAGGGGTGGAAGCCTGTTCTCACCTTTCCCGCCTTCAGATGCCGCCATCCTCCTTTCGAGGTTGAAGAGCCATCTGCACACAGCCCCCCTCTCTTCCCCCAGCTTTGGAGGGATTAAGGTCACAGGGCGGGGCCATAACAGGGTCGGATGGGAAGGTGAGGAGGGGTGGAGATGGGACACTTGTGGGCCAGAGCCTGGCAACAGAAAAggcactgatttaaaaaaaatatttttacaaaatatataccAGCACCAGAGTCAgaaactaaaataagaaaaatgataatTGTTTCCCAACAGTACCTGAAATTCGAAGTATGTAGGAATAGACCTAACATAACATATGTGCAAGATCTCcatggaaaaaaattatcaaatattaTCAAGTGATTAAAggggacctaaataaatggagagatacattAAATTTACTAATTGAAGTagtcaatattgtgaagatgtcagttcttcccgaAGTGATCCagagattcaatgcagtcccaaaCAAAGATctcaaaagggacttccctggtggcgcagtggttaagaatccgcccgccaatgcaggggacacgagccctggtccgggaagattccacacgccgcggagcaactaagctcgtgtgccacaactactgagcctgcgctctagagcccgcgagccacagtactgaagcccgcgcgcctagagcccgtgctccgcagcaagagaagccactgcagtgagaagcccgcgcaccgcaacaaagagtagcccccgctcgccgcaacgaagacccaacacagccaaaaataaataaattaattttaaaaaatctcaaaagatttttccttgaaatttgacaaactgattctaaaatgtatattgaTATACAAAAGACCTAGAAAAGCCAAAATCCTTTGAAAAATAACAAGATGGGAGGACTTGCCATATCAGATATCAAAGCTTGTTATAAAGCAAGAGTAATTACGAACAGAATAGAGTTCAGAAACTGAGTCCCACATATAGGTACACGTGATTTATGACAAACGTGGCACTACTGAGCAGTGGAGGCAGGGTAGCCTTTTTCATGAATGGTTTATATGGATGTTTACTATGTAATTATTCTCTGGagtgcacacatatatatataacattaaaataaagcatttattgaatgcatgAATACTAGTGACTGTAACTTAcatagtgttttgtttgtttgttttgttttttacagtattATGTATCAGGCACACATTTCAACGCTGCTTTACGTGAGTTAATTCTGTTTAATCCTAGGAAGCAGGTACATTAacagttccattttacagatgaggaaactaagacacagGGAAGCTATGTAACCTGCCCACGGTTGCACATTTAGCAAGTTGCAGAGCTGAGACTCAAACCTAGTCGCTTTGTGCGAAAGCCCCTGCCTTAACGTGTACACTTTTACAATCTAGAAGATGAACGCTGCCTTAAATGAATGAGTAGAGAAGCCTATCTCCGTcccgccccttcccccttccttcctgacatacacacacacacacttgcgcGTGCAGTATAATCCTTTGCTCACTTGGAAGAGCGCACTGGgctgcaggaaagagaaaacaaaaaaaccccaacctaCAACTCCCAGCAGCCATTGCACGCTCAAGCCTGCGCGCGCCCATTCACACCGGAACGACAGGCATCCGGTTTGCGCCGAACTAGGTCTCGGAACTACATTTCCCGGGTCTCCTCGCGCAGCCCGTGACACTCCTTGGACCGCGAGCAGGGAGCGGGCTTTCCACAGCTGCGCCTCTCTTGCTCGGACCCGGCCCTGGACCCAACCTCGGACTCCAACACGGCTCCACCATGGAGGAGGCGGACCGAATCCTCATCCATTCCCTGCGACAGGCCGGCACGTAAGGAcacagcccccgcccaccccggaaTGCCCACATCCGGGACTCCAAAACTCCGGACCCTGACATCTAGGGCTGCAACTTCCAGGACCCTAAgaccctccctcctccttacacacacacacacgcacgcacacacacacacggggccTCCCAAACCCTTTGACCTCTACACTTGGTAAACCCCAAACTCCAGGACCTAGACACCTCGAGACCTTAAAACCTTGGAACCTCAAGACCCGGGATTCTGAAATCTGTGGATCTTCACATCAATACCCTGGCACTCTGACATCTGGAGATTCTAAGCCACCTTTATCCTGTGAACCAGGGAACTTAAAACTCTGGGATCCTGGCACTCAGGGACTCCAAAATCCCCTGGGACTGGATACTTGGGAACCTGCAAACCTGGTTTCCCAATACCTGAGGCTTTTAAAACCCCAGGACTCTAAAATCTGGTGGCCTTAATGCTTGGTGACCCCGACGCACAAGGACTCCTGCATTCGAGGGTCCTAAAAACCCAAGATGACAACATCTAGGGAGCTTGATTTCTGGATTGCTTGAGACTGGGTGGTCCTGATACCCAGGGACTCTGACATTTGGAACTCCTGAAAACTCCAGCCTCCCAACATCTAGTCTCAAAATCCTAGCAGGTCAGTATCTAGGGGCCTCTGACATGCAGCAAACATGATATCTGGGGATGCAGAAACCCAGAGACTATTCCACCTGGGCTCCTAGGCCTTCCCAGACCCCAGAAATTTGGGGCTTTTAGGCATAGGGAAATTTGAGATTTTTTGAACTCGGATCCCTTCCATCCACCATTCTACACCAAGATCTTAGGACCTGAGGACTCCCTCCATTCTTAGTTTTCCAAATGGAAGTCAGACAACAACACCCAGGACCTGTCTGAACTGtggccaccctccccaccccatcccagtaCTAGGGCTTCCAGAAGGCAGCACGGCCCAGCCTCATCCTTGTTTCCTGactgcttccccccaccccccatcgaGCCTGCCTCCTTCTTCTTCAGGGCAGTTCCTCCAGATGTGCAGACCCTGCGAGCCTTCACCACTGAGCTGGTTGTGGAAGCTGTGGTCCGTTGCCTGCGTGTGATCAACCCTGCTGTGGGCTCCGGCCTTAGCCCCCTGCTGCCTCTTGCTATGTCTGCCCGGTTCCGTCTGGCCATGAGCCTGGCTCAGGCCTGTATGGTGAGTGTCTTCCTCCCAATACACAcagcctcttccttcctccttcacaaAGTCACCAAGCTCCTTTGAGACTCTTGACTTTCCTCTCTGCCGCCTCCCGTTGTGGCTTAGCGTTCATTAGTGGTTAAGGCTGCCAGCTCTGTGGTCAAACTGCCTGAGTAGTTCAGACCCTGGCTACAGCACttgctaactgtgtgaccttgctAACTGATGCCCCTGTGGGCATCAGTTTCCTTATCGGTGAAATCGAGATGATAAAAGTAGGGTtgtcctgaggattaaatgagttgatccAGTTTGTGCCTGAGTTGCCCCTGGCTCCCAAATTTTGAGCTTAGCACCAAGAACTTTTCCCCCTATAGTATCCATTTACCAGTTCCTGAAAAGGCCCTGTTTTGATTCACATGCTCAGGCTGAAATTAACCACCACGTTCTCTGGTTGGCCCAGCTTGGATCACATGGTCATCCCTATAGGGCACTGTGATTGGCTGCTCCTTCAGGATCACttggagttgggggagggagggttaccCAAAGGAAGATACGCTGCTTAACTAAAACAGTGTCTGCACTAAAACTTTACTCTGCCCTGTTGCAGCTTGCCTCTCGTGAGAATAACTTACATActgtctcttttgtaaataaagtgccTTCTGGTGAAGCACTCATGCCTCCCCAGTACAGACCTGTGTCCAGTTACTATACCCAAGGGCTCCAAGTAAATGTCATTTCTCCTGGCTCATTAGTTCTGGGATTTTAGGCTAGTCTCTTAACCTCTTTGGGCTtaagttttctcatgtgtaaaatggataagAATTGGACCTACCACGTagggttgctatgaggattaaaaatGAGTTCATACGTGAAAAGCTGGATATAGTAAGCTTTGTGCAAGTGGTATTACTATTATTGGATAGGCTTGATCTGGCTGCTTGTGTTCCAGCAGCTTGTGGCTACGTAATGAATGTCAACATGCCCAGCATACCCAGTATATGGTGGTAGAGGGACAACAGAGTAACTACAGCGAAACCTTCCACATAGCCCCAAGGGACTGGGTGGTCAGGTTTCTTGAATTTGTTCCTTGCTTGTGCGGTTTCTGTCTCTTAGAAATAGGCCTCAGAGCTCTACCCTTCCCTTGGCTCTCTGGTTCACCTAGCTCTCAGGAGTTCTCAGGTTCTTCTGTCTGGGGCTCTTGGTGGCCCTCGAGGCAGGCAGTCTGTCCCCTGGCCTGGGGCTGTCTTCTCGAGGATGGCACTTTATAAGGGGGAACTCGTGTCCTGTTTGGCTAGGAGGGTGCACAGTGGGACGTgttgaggaggggctggggatcAGGCTTCCCCcagttttctcttcctcccttctctcagTGCTGTTTCCCACTGGATTTGGTGGTGACCTACTTTTCCTCACACTAACTTTAGCGTGAGTATGGCTTTTTCAGTGACTGAGAGGTTCACGTGATTGTCTGGCCCCAGAGCCTCGGTCTGCCCTGAGCAGGTAGAAAAGGTCTCTCTTAACCCAGCTGGGCGCTGCTCATGTAGCCCACCTTGGCTCAGCACTGCCGCCTTCTGGTGTCTGCCTCTTCATGTGCCCTACTCCTGGCACCACTTTTTGCGACTCAGCCACCTCCATACTTTAGTGTCTGTCATTTCACACACCCCACTCCTGGAGTGAGTTTCTGTATCAGTCACAGCTCTTTGATTGCAGGTGTtggaaaaaacccaaagtaaAGTAGCTTAAAAGACAGTGGTTTTCACACTGTTTTGACTGTGATCCtctgaaataaatatatcttACGTTGTGACcaaatacacatatgtgtgtataataaTGATGTTTTTTGAGTGTGtgctctgtgctgggcattgTGGTAACCTGGTGTTAACTCACTGAATTCTCGTGACAACTTTCTGAAGTAGGCACTGTGGGTATCCCTTTTCTCAGGTGAGAaaagtgaagctcagagaggttaagtgatttgcctgtGGTTACCCAGTTGGTAAGAAGCAAAGCTTGGATTTGCATCCACGAAATATGCTTTCAGAATCCATGCAGCTCCGGACCAGAACCCTGATGGGCCCTTTTATCCCTTAAAGCATCCACATCGGGAAAGTACtgtcagccccattttacagctagAAACTGAGCTTCTTGGTGGTTGAGTAACCGGTCCAAGGCCTTATAGCCAGTTAAGTAGCACAGGCTGGATTTCAACCCCAATCtttttgactccaaagcccatagtctcttttaaaaacattatttactATTTTGCGTGGGTCATTTttatcagtcagggtccagtcCAGAGATACAAACCCCAGCAGTAATTTGAATAGGGATATTTCAATATAAAGAATTGTTAACTAGGTGGAAGATGGTTAACTACTGAAAGAGTCAAAGAAATCTCCAAGGTGTGACAGAAGTAACACAATACCTTGAGAAGTCCCACTTGCACTCCAAACCGTTCACCTCGTTACCCTTACCCGTCTGCTGTAAGGGGATTACTTTGATTAGTTTCTTGTGTgtctttccagtttttaaaaaatgaagatataagcaaatataaatatatattcttatttcccCCCTTTCTTACACAAAAGAGAGCATATGCCtagtttcttacctttttttcccccttgccaCATATCCTGGAAATCATTTCATATCAGACAATAGAGAtcttaatcattattttttcctttttgcagcTGCAGAGTAGTTCATTGTATGTATGCACTGTAGTTTATTCAACCCCTCTCCTATGCTTGGACATTTAGGGAGTTCCCAATATTTTGCagataatgctgtaatgaataatCTTGTGCATATATATTCTTGAATTGTTGGAGGCCTGTCTTCAGGGTAAACtcctagaagtaggattgctaggTGGAAGGGTAAACGCATACgccattttgttagatttttccCAATCGCCTTCACTGGGATTGTTTAATTTCTGCCTTCCCAACAGCAGTATAAGAGAGGGTGCCTGTTTCCCCACAGCCTCACCCACTGCGTGTATTGTCAGAGTTTTCCCCATTCAACAGGTGAGGAATAGTATCTCTATATAGTTTTCCTCCTAGCTTTGTACTTTGAAAAACTTtcaaatttaaggaaaaatgaaaacagaaaaataacaccCTTCTCCTAGCTTTCTGTGTTGTTAacattttcctccattcttttctctctctctgggtacacacacacacacacacacacacacacacacacacacacacacacacatttttttctgaaccttTTGAAAGCAGCAGACATCACGACACTTCATACCTAAAACTTTCAGTGCACCTCTCCTAAGTAAAAGGGCGTTCACCAGTATAACCACAATATCATGATCCCACCCATGAATTGAATATTGATAGAGTAATAGTATCTAATATTTAGTGCATGGTCAAATTTCCTCAGTAGGTACAAAAATATCCTTTGTAGCTCTTCTTGTTTCCAACTACAGAGTCTAATCCAGGATCATACATTTCATTTCACTGTTACATTTCTAATCTTCTGTATCCAACAGTCCGCCTTAGTTTTtgttactttgtttctttttacaatGCTACATGTTTTTGAAGAGTGCAGGCTGGTTGTTTCCTGGAATGCCCCACAATCTGAATTGGTCTGATTGTTTGCTCGTGACGAGATTCAGGTCTAGGGCAGGAACTCTGTGCAAGTGATAGTATCTCCCTGCCCGAGTGGACCTCAGGAGAACGTAAGGTCAGGTTGTCCCGGATCGGTGATGCTCGTGTGGGGTCTCTCCGTGTGCTTTCAATTCAAGTCTCTCTTGTAAGCAAGGTTGGACATATTTGCATATGTTTAAGGGCCgtttttcattctatttctggGAATTGTCTGCTCCTGTCTTTTGCCCCTGTTACTGTTGCACTGTTGGTCTTTTTGCCTGTGTAGTTTTAGGCACTCTTTATATACTAGGCAGATTCACTCTTTGCCTATGATATGAactccaaatattttttcccagcttGTCATTACGCTTTTGACTTTGTTcactgtaatttttctttaaaaattttttcatgtattcAGAAATACCCATCTTCTCTTTCATGGCCTCTGGATTTAGAAAGGCCagagctttaattttattttttttaaaaatgtttatttatttattttggttgcgccgggtcttagttgcgacacagGAGACCTTTGCTGAGGCATGCGGActctcagttgtggcacgcacgccacaactagttccctgaccagggatcgaacctgggccccctgcattgggagcgtggagtcacacccactggaccaccagggaagtccccagagctttaatttttaaagctctgAAGGCCTTGGTGAGCCAAGGGTGAGTTCAGAGGGTGGTGGTTGGTGAGAGAGTGGGAGCGCTTGTGGTCTCAGCCCTGGGCTCCCAGGACAGGAGGATCCTGCCTGCCCGACTGATAGCGgccacccttccccacccccaggacctGGGATATCCCTTGGAGCTTGGCTATCAGAACTTCCTCTACCCCAGTGAGCCTGACCTCCGGGACCTGCTTCTCTTCTTGGCTGAACGTCTGCCCACTGATGCCTCTGAGGACGCAGACCAGCCTGCAGGTGTGGGGTGCCTGGGGcgtggtgggggtgagggagagggtgttGTGGGGGCTGAGAGAGGTGGAAGTGGTGAAAAGGTTGATTGGTGGGGGGGGTATGTGTCTTCAGGAGAGCTAGGTGGGAGgactggggctgggagaggggatgcagggcagggggaagggaacTGGGGCTTGGGCTGACCCAGGTGGGGAGTTGGTGCTGGAAGGGGCCTCTCTGCCTCACCTCCTGCCTTGCCCCTGCCTCGCTCACTCCACTCTAACCACACCAGGCCACTccggcctcagggcctttgcatctgcTGGCTTACTCACACAGATAGCCTCATGGTTCACTCCCTTACCTCTTGGAGGTTCCTGTTCACATGTCACCTCAGGGAGGCCTTCCTTGGATTGCcttgtttaaaattatatcttcCTCTCAACGGTCCTTATCTTCCTTTCCTGATGACCACCTGACAGTCTTCTGTATTGTACTTACGACCTTGGTCATGCTCTCCTCTACCTGCCTCCACAGGAGGGCAGGAGGATATTTATCAGTTTGTTCACTGAAGTAGCCCAAGGGTCTAGAATGGtgactggcacagagtaggtgcttaataagtgtttgttgaatgactgagtgTGAGAATGATAGCTACATAGATATGTATCTCTGGGGGGCAGTCAGGCTGCTTTcccaggttatgcatttttggagTTGTGGCACTGTCACCTGATTGAcactccctccccacttccctagGTGACTCAGCTATCCTCCTCCGGGCCATCGGGAGCCAAATCCGGGACCAGCTAGCCCTGCCCTGGGTCCCACCCCTCCTTCGCACTCCTAAGCTGCAGCGCCTCCAGGTGGGACCCCTCAACTCATGTCAACATTGCTTGTTGCTGCGTTGCCTGCCTTGTCCCCATTTGGGTGCTCAGGTTTTTGGCCCCCTCCCACTGGTGCCCCCGTCACGATTCATCCTAGAGGTCTGACTCTGCTCTCTCACCAGGGCTCGGCCCACCAGAAGCCTTTCCATGCCAGCAGGCTGTTCATGCCTGATTTGCTCTCCAGAGGAGGTGAGGATGAGGCtgtggagaggggctggggggaggggtagaGGTGGGCCTAACTGCATGGTGAGGCAGGAGGGCTGGCTGACTCTGTTGCTGCCTCCAGAGCCCCGGGAGTTCCAGGCGAGTCCCTTGCTGCCACCAGCCCCCGCCCAGGTGCCCCAGCCTGCTGCGAGGGTGGCCTCGCTCCTCGAACGCCACGCCATCCAACTCTGCCAGCACACGGGCCGGGACCGCCCCAGGGATGAGGACTGGGTCCACCGGCCATCCCGCCTCCCCGTCCAGGTACTGCCCAGTGCTTGGTCCCTGCTGACGAGGTCCCTGCTCACTGTGGCTCCCATTTCGTCGTCTCCCGTTAGTCCTctgcccctctcctttccccacttCATCCCTCTCTTCCGTCATCTCCTCTCTGTGTGCAACTACCTGGCTCCCTGCCTGAAAGAACGCTGGAGTCAGAAAGGTTGTACAAGTCAGTATGGCCCCTCGGAGCATCGGCTTCCTGCTGTGAGACACGGGTGGTGATACTGCTCTCTTCTGAGGGCGATGTTCCACCGAAGGACGTGCACAGGCAGCCAGAGCTGTCAGGATCTGCCCCCTTCCTCCCTGTTTCTACTGCCTTCTTCCTGCCCCTGATTCgctccctctttctctgtctgccgtCATCACCGATGTGTGGCCTCCAGATCTCTGCACCGTCTCTTCTCATCACTGGCTTTCTCGTTCTGTGGTTTTGctgcccctctttctctctccccaccgcTGTCTCCTCGTTtctgtgtctctgcctctgtcttcctctATATCCGCCTCCATCTCCCCTCTGTCCACCTCAGTATCTGTCCCCATCCCCTCCCAACTTTGTCCACCTCTGTAGCTGTCTCCTTCCGCCTCCTCCGCTGccattttttctgtctttatctttttctctctttcttaaacTTACAGGCATTTCAAATacagaagtagagagaatagtCTCATAAACTCTATGTCCCTGCCATCCACCTTCAATTATAAGCCTTTTgtggggattccctggcggtccagtggttaggactcagtgctttcactgctgagggtccaggttcaatccctggtcggggaactaagatcctgcaagccgcgaggcacagccaaaaaacgaaaaaaaaaaaaaaaaagatataagcaTTTTGCCAATCTTTCCTCATCCCTTctctaacttttttttctgtaatattttaaagcaagtcccagacatcatatcattttAACTCTAAATACTTAAGCAGACATCTCTTAACTCATAAGGGCATTCACTTTTTAACACAACCCCTGGGCCATTTTCACACCTAACAGAATTAACAGTgacctctttttcttttgtttttttttaaagctttgtatATGCATTTTATCTTTTGAACCAGAACCTattacatctttttttccccctaaatttatttatttatttatttatggctgcgttgggtcttcgttgctgcgtgtgggctttctctagttgcagtgagcgggcttctcattgcggtggcttctcttgttgtggagcatgggctctaggcacgcgggcttcagtagctgtggcacacgggctcagtagttgtggctcacgggcttcagtagttgtggcacgcgggctcagtagttgtggctcgcgggctctagagcacaggctcagtagttgtggtgcatgggcttagttgctccgcggcatgtgggatcttcctggaccagggcttgaacccgtgtcccctgcattggtaacAGTGACCTCTTAATACCATCCAACACTTGAGTTCATAATCAGATTTCTCCAGTTGTCTCAAAACTGCCTCTGTtctcatgtctctctctctctctcaattccACTCTGCCTCCGCCCCTTCTTTGCCCAGCACCTCTGACTCGGTTTCCGCTCTGTCCCCACATATCTTTTGAGTGTCGGTCTCTAATTTGGGGGCTGCAGGCTtacttctctcccttcccacaGCCTCCTCCAGTTCAGGGAGCCAGTGGGTAGAGAGAAGCAGGGCTGAAGAAGAGGAggccctgtcctcagggagctccCAGGCCTGTGGACCAGGAGAGTGGGTCCGGGCCCCCTCGTGGGAGAGGCTGGATGGCTGGTGTGACTTGGGGGTAGCACCTTGTCAAGCGGCTCCCTGGTGGAGGCGGGGCCTTGGGTACCCAGCAGGCCTCCACACTCTTCCACTGTTTCTAGGAGGATACTCGGGCTCAGCGGCAGCGGCTGCAGAAGCACCTGGCTGAGCATCTGCGCCAGACCTGGGGCCGGCCAGGGCCCCCCCAACAAGCCCGAGACCTGGGAGAGCTGCTGCAGACCTGGGGTGCTGGCGCCAGGACTGGTGCTCCCAAGGGCTCCCGCTTCACACATTCAGAGAAGTTCACCTTCCATTTGGTGGGTGGGCCTGAGTGGGCCTGGGGCATGCTGATGGGGCCAAGGCGGTATTGCTTTATGTACACACACCACATTTTATCCATACAGGGGCCCGTGTTCCCACCgggcctgccctctccccacgGGGGGTGGGCACCCAGAACGGTCCCCTGGCTTCTTGGGAACTTCCGTGGAGAAAGGGTAGAGGGGTGGGAACTATGTAAGCGTGTAGGGCTGCTCTTTGTGCAAACCCCAGCTTTTCCTGGGCAGCTTCCTCTGGACGTATCTTCTCTCCTTGGATGGTCATCCAGAGGGGCCCTCATCCTTCTCATGGGCAGATGGGCAAGAGCTGTGTCAGGGTCAGGGAGGTTTCTTTATGAGCAAACACTCCAGTCTAAGGTCACAGAGAGCGCATTGATCCTCACACACATTCTGACAGCCGTCAGTGGTACAGTGGTACTGTACCTGGGTATCGTGCTGGGAGGGTGCTTTTGGGGGGTGTTGAGGCTGGGCTGTGAGGGGCAGGGCTTTCCCCGACAGCCAGGACGCTCCTTTCTCGCTCCCCAGGAGCCTGAGGCCCAGGCGGCCCAGGTGTCAGATGTGCC contains the following coding sequences:
- the CCDC22 gene encoding coiled-coil domain-containing protein 22 isoform X2, encoding MEEADRILIHSLRQAGTAVPPDVQTLRAFTTELVVEAVVRCLRVINPAVGSGLSPLLPLAMSARFRLAMSLAQACMDLGYPLELGYQNFLYPSEPDLRDLLLFLAERLPTDASEDADQPAGDSAILLRAIGSQIRDQLALPWVPPLLRTPKLQRLQGSAHQKPFHASRLFMPDLLSRGEPREFQASPLLPPAPAQVPQPAARVASLLERHAIQLCQHTGRDRPRDEDWVHRPSRLPVQEDTRAQRQRLQKHLAEHLRQTWGRPGPPQQARDLGELLQTWGAGARTGAPKGSRFTHSEKFTFHLEPEAQAAQVSDVPATSRRPEQDMWAAQEQELESLREQLEGVNRSIEEVEANMKTLGISLVQLVVESSAQRVIHLAGQWEKHRVPLLAEYRHLRKLQDCRELESSRRLAEIQELHQSVRAAAEEARRKEDVYKQLMSELETLPRDVSRLAYTQRILEIVGNIRKQKEEITKILSDTKELQKEINSLSGKLDRTFAVTDELVFKDAKKDDAVRKAYKYLAALHENCSQLIQTIEDTGTILREVRDLEEQIETEMGKKTLSNLEKIREDYRALRQENAGLLGRVREA
- the CCDC22 gene encoding coiled-coil domain-containing protein 22 isoform X1; translated protein: MEEADRILIHSLRQAGTAVPPDVQTLRAFTTELVVEAVVRCLRVINPAVGSGLSPLLPLAMSARFRLAMSLAQACMDLGYPLELGYQNFLYPSEPDLRDLLLFLAERLPTDASEDADQPAGDSAILLRAIGSQIRDQLALPWVPPLLRTPKLQRLQGSAHQKPFHASRLFMPDLLSRGEPREFQASPLLPPAPAQVPQPAARVASLLERHAIQLCQHTGRDRPRDEDWVHRPSRLPVQEDTRAQRQRLQKHLAEHLRQTWGRPGPPQQARDLGELLQTWGAGARTGAPKGSRFTHSEKFTFHLEPEAQAAQVSDVPATSRRPEQDMWAAQEQELESLREQLEGVNRSIEEVEANMKTLGISLVQVETECRQSKLSTAEHEQALRLKSRAVELLPDGAANLAKLQLVVESSAQRVIHLAGQWEKHRVPLLAEYRHLRKLQDCRELESSRRLAEIQELHQSVRAAAEEARRKEDVYKQLMSELETLPRDVSRLAYTQRILEIVGNIRKQKEEITKILSDTKELQKEINSLSGKLDRTFAVTDELVFKDAKKDDAVRKAYKYLAALHENCSQLIQTIEDTGTILREVRDLEEQIETEMGKKTLSNLEKIREDYRALRQENAGLLGRVREA